A window of the Salipiger sp. H15 genome harbors these coding sequences:
- the trpB gene encoding tryptophan synthase subunit beta, with protein MDDLVNSFMTGPDEKGRFGIYGGRFVSETLMPLILELEDQYERAKTDQSFWDEMDWLWKHYVGRPSPLYYAERLSDHLGGAKVYFKRDELNHTGAHKINNVLGQIILARRMGKTRIIAETGAGQHGVATATVCAKFGLKCVVYMGAHDVERQQPNVFRMRLLGAEVVPVTSGRGTLKDAMNDALRDWVTNVRDTFYCIGTVAGPHPYPAMVRDFQSIIGKETKEQILEQEGRLPDTIIAAIGGGSNAMGLFYPFLDDKGVRIIGVEAGGKGVNEKMEHCASLTGGRPGVLHGNRTYLLQDDDGQILEGFSISAGLDYPGIGPEHAWLHDTGRAEYVAITDKEALEAFQLSCALEGIIPALEPSHALAHVMKIAPDLPKDHIIVMNMCGRGDKDIFAVAKHLGVEIA; from the coding sequence ATGGACGATCTGGTCAATTCCTTCATGACAGGCCCCGACGAGAAGGGCCGCTTCGGCATCTATGGCGGGCGCTTCGTGTCCGAGACGCTCATGCCGCTGATCCTCGAACTCGAGGACCAGTACGAGCGCGCCAAGACCGACCAGAGCTTCTGGGACGAGATGGACTGGCTGTGGAAGCACTACGTCGGCCGTCCCTCGCCGCTCTACTACGCCGAGCGCCTGTCCGATCACCTCGGCGGCGCCAAGGTCTACTTCAAGCGCGACGAGCTGAACCACACCGGCGCGCACAAGATCAACAACGTGCTGGGCCAGATCATCCTTGCCCGCCGCATGGGCAAGACCCGCATCATCGCCGAGACCGGCGCCGGCCAGCACGGCGTGGCGACGGCGACGGTCTGCGCCAAGTTCGGCCTGAAATGCGTCGTCTACATGGGCGCGCATGACGTCGAGCGCCAGCAGCCCAACGTGTTCCGCATGCGCCTGCTGGGCGCCGAGGTGGTGCCCGTCACCTCCGGCCGCGGCACGCTCAAGGACGCGATGAACGACGCGCTGCGCGACTGGGTGACCAACGTGCGCGACACCTTCTACTGCATCGGCACGGTGGCGGGTCCGCACCCCTATCCGGCGATGGTCCGCGATTTCCAGTCGATCATCGGCAAGGAGACCAAGGAGCAGATCCTCGAGCAGGAGGGCCGCCTGCCCGACACGATCATCGCCGCCATCGGCGGTGGCTCGAACGCCATGGGCCTGTTCTACCCGTTCCTCGACGACAAGGGCGTGCGCATCATCGGCGTCGAGGCCGGCGGCAAGGGCGTGAACGAGAAGATGGAGCACTGCGCCTCGCTCACCGGCGGGCGCCCCGGCGTGCTGCACGGCAACCGCACCTACCTGCTGCAGGACGACGACGGGCAGATCCTCGAGGGCTTCTCGATCTCGGCGGGTCTCGACTACCCGGGCATCGGGCCGGAACACGCCTGGCTGCACGACACCGGCCGCGCCGAATACGTGGCGATCACCGACAAGGAGGCGCTCGAGGCGTTCCAGCTCTCCTGCGCGCTCGAGGGGATCATCCCGGCGCTCGAGCCGAGCCACGCGCTGGCCCACGTGATGAAGATCGCGCCGGACCTGCCGAAGGACCACATCATCGTCATGAACATGTGCGGCCGCGGCGACAAGGACATCTTCGCCGTCGCCAAGCACCTCGGCGTCGAGATCGCCTGA
- a CDS encoding ferredoxin-type protein NapF, translating to MAPKPGTLTDDPPPGISIAPPWHPLPPGVTAASLAACTGCNRCVEACPEGVLALAPDGVALVPEAGACSFCGACAEICPEPVFGAILAMVHVVGIGPDCLVQSGVTCVTCRDACPEAAIALVPRFRGPFHPHLDTRACTGCNACVAPCPAGAIRALPLAEPGAA from the coding sequence ATGGCCCCGAAGCCGGGCACGCTCACCGACGACCCACCGCCGGGCATATCCATTGCGCCGCCGTGGCACCCGCTGCCGCCGGGCGTCACCGCCGCGAGCCTTGCCGCCTGCACCGGCTGCAACCGCTGCGTCGAGGCCTGCCCCGAAGGTGTGCTCGCGCTCGCGCCGGACGGGGTCGCGCTCGTTCCCGAGGCGGGCGCCTGCTCGTTCTGCGGCGCCTGCGCCGAGATCTGCCCCGAGCCGGTCTTCGGCGCGATCCTCGCCATGGTGCACGTGGTCGGGATCGGGCCGGACTGCCTCGTGCAATCGGGGGTCACCTGCGTGACCTGCCGCGATGCCTGTCCCGAGGCGGCGATCGCGCTCGTCCCGCGGTTCAGGGGGCCGTTCCATCCGCATCTCGACACGCGCGCCTGCACCGGCTGCAACGCCTGCGTCGCGCCCTGTCCGGCGGGCGCCATCCGCGCGCTGCCGCTGGCAGAGCCGGGGGCGGCCTGA
- a CDS encoding ABC transporter substrate-binding protein has protein sequence MLRRALIGLCLLAAPGLAPAAAQAAPARVVSMNLCTDQLAMLLAAPGQLVSVSALARDPMSSAMAAEAMAYPVNHGQAEEVWLMQPDLVVVGAYTAQAAAQMLERLGTPVLRLEPAHGLGDVPALLRTLGAAMGRQARAEALVAEFETRLAALREDVRRRPSVALYYANGYTTGNQTLAGDILLAAGFSNIAGDRGGGQLPLEALAMAEPEALITARPYPGASRSEEILRHPVIRRLQASHATHASTGSDWICGTPHVLGAIEALSGFREHIETEIE, from the coding sequence ATGCTGCGGCGCGCGCTGATCGGCCTTTGCCTGCTCGCGGCCCCGGGCCTTGCCCCGGCCGCGGCGCAGGCGGCCCCGGCGCGCGTCGTGTCGATGAACCTCTGCACCGACCAGCTGGCCATGCTGCTCGCCGCCCCCGGCCAGCTCGTCTCGGTCTCGGCGCTTGCGCGTGACCCGATGAGCTCGGCCATGGCGGCGGAGGCGATGGCCTATCCGGTGAACCACGGACAGGCCGAGGAGGTCTGGCTGATGCAGCCCGATCTCGTGGTGGTCGGCGCCTATACCGCGCAGGCGGCGGCGCAGATGCTCGAGCGGCTCGGCACCCCGGTGCTGCGCCTCGAGCCCGCCCACGGGCTCGGCGACGTGCCCGCTCTCCTTCGCACGCTCGGCGCCGCCATGGGGCGCCAGGCCCGCGCCGAGGCGCTGGTTGCCGAGTTCGAGACCCGGCTCGCCGCCCTGCGCGAGGATGTCCGCCGCCGCCCCTCGGTGGCGCTCTACTACGCCAACGGCTACACCACCGGGAACCAGACGCTGGCCGGGGACATCCTGCTGGCGGCGGGCTTTTCCAACATCGCCGGGGATCGCGGCGGCGGGCAGCTGCCGCTCGAGGCGCTGGCCATGGCCGAGCCCGAGGCGCTGATCACCGCCCGCCCCTATCCCGGCGCCTCGCGCTCAGAGGAAATCCTGAGGCACCCGGTGATCCGCCGCCTGCAGGCGAGCCATGCCACCCATGCCAGCACCGGCAGCGACTGGATCTGCGGCACGCCGCACGTGCTCGGCGCGATCGAGGCGCTCTCGGGCTTCCGCGAACACATCGAAACGGAGATCGAATGA
- a CDS encoding response regulator produces the protein MTTKVLAIDDSRTIRNLLRISLEGAGFEFHSACDGVEGVEQFAEVEPDVVITDINMPNMDGFGVIETLRSGPNRTTVPIIVLTTESGADLKTRAREAGATGWIVKPFDDASLVSVLRRLTGHMV, from the coding sequence ATGACGACCAAGGTCCTTGCGATCGACGATTCGCGCACGATCCGCAACCTGCTGCGCATCTCGCTCGAAGGTGCGGGCTTCGAGTTCCACTCGGCCTGCGACGGCGTCGAGGGGGTCGAGCAGTTCGCCGAGGTCGAGCCCGACGTGGTGATCACCGACATCAACATGCCCAACATGGACGGGTTCGGCGTGATCGAGACGCTGCGCAGCGGCCCCAACCGGACCACCGTTCCGATCATCGTGCTGACCACCGAGAGCGGCGCCGATCTCAAGACCCGCGCGCGCGAGGCCGGGGCCACCGGCTGGATCGTGAAACCTTTCGACGACGCGTCGCTGGTCTCGGTCCTGCGCCGCCTCACGGGACATATGGTGTAG
- a CDS encoding restriction endonuclease, with translation MRKEYETILGSVTFLALLCAGYAYYTLGSAATTRALPLIVLGYVLVLVLVFKALGLGLTPTKRAELSRQVQMHSAALSRNLRLAVKKNDYNRVIADERHDIVLEFLESIDLSFDYHRIEPAVVDFVIAEVGRIESAARDQGFDAEDYPSDPTEFEHWCAAQLRHFGWDADVTKRGYDQGIDIVARKGALVIGLQVKLYTSPVGNKAIQEAFTGKNYYGLAGAGVLATAGFTPSARRLAATTGVLLLSPHDLPKLDREFGVESFTEAWAM, from the coding sequence ATGAGAAAAGAGTACGAAACGATCCTGGGCAGCGTGACCTTCCTGGCGCTTCTCTGCGCCGGTTACGCCTATTATACGCTTGGCAGCGCCGCCACGACGCGGGCGCTGCCGCTGATCGTGCTGGGCTATGTCCTCGTCCTCGTGCTGGTGTTCAAGGCGCTGGGACTGGGCCTCACGCCGACGAAGCGCGCCGAGCTCTCGCGGCAGGTGCAGATGCATTCGGCGGCGTTGTCGCGCAACCTGCGGCTCGCGGTGAAGAAGAACGACTACAACCGGGTGATCGCCGACGAGCGCCACGACATCGTGCTCGAGTTCCTCGAGAGCATCGACCTGTCGTTCGACTACCATCGCATCGAGCCCGCCGTGGTCGATTTCGTCATCGCCGAGGTCGGCCGGATCGAGAGCGCGGCGCGCGACCAGGGCTTCGACGCAGAGGACTATCCCAGCGATCCGACCGAGTTCGAGCACTGGTGCGCCGCGCAGCTGCGCCATTTCGGCTGGGACGCGGACGTGACCAAGCGCGGCTATGACCAAGGCATCGACATCGTGGCGCGCAAGGGCGCGCTGGTGATCGGCCTGCAGGTGAAGCTCTACACCTCGCCGGTCGGCAACAAGGCCATCCAGGAGGCCTTCACCGGCAAGAACTACTACGGGCTCGCGGGGGCCGGGGTGCTGGCCACCGCCGGGTTCACGCCAAGCGCGCGGCGGCTGGCGGCGACCACCGGCGTGCTGCTGCTGAGCCCGCACGACCTGCCGAAGCTCGACCGCGAGTTCGGGGTCGAGAGCTTCACCGAGGCCTGGGCCATGTAA
- a CDS encoding thiamine pyrophosphate-dependent enzyme yields the protein MRNGGRLVVECLMALGATRAFGVPGESYLAVLDAMHDTGGRLDFVLCRQEGGAAFMAAAHGKLTGSPGICMVTRGPGATNAAIGVHTAMQDSVPMILLVGQVATGMKEREAFQEVDYRAVFGTMAKWATEIEQVERIPEVLSRAWITATTGRPGPVVVALPEDVLMALTDVPPLAGPAKVHAAEPAAEAVLEATALLQHAERPLIVIGGAEWTGPARAALQGFAEASDIPIITSFRYQDQVDSACACFCGDAGVGMTAGVKALLRDADVVLALGTRFGENMTDGYTLLQVPQPRQKIIHVHASDREIGKVYQPALGIHADPGRFVLALPAKVAGNWKAWRSEARAAYLGFIDNAPAQPGPVDMVAVCKHMRGVLGSDVVLTNGAGNFTVWPTRFFRFRPGMRLLAPQSGAMGYGVPAAIAAKLARPEATVICFAGDGDFQMNGQELSSARQAGAAVIVLVLNNGTYGTIRAHQEREFPERVSGTTIVNPDFAALGRAYGLHGEHVTRTAEFAAAFERALAAPHGAVLELDIAAEALTPYRTLSEIRAGGLAAKG from the coding sequence ATGCGCAACGGCGGCAGACTGGTGGTGGAATGCCTGATGGCCCTTGGGGCGACGCGGGCCTTCGGGGTGCCGGGAGAGAGCTACCTCGCGGTGCTCGACGCGATGCACGACACCGGCGGCAGGCTCGATTTCGTGCTCTGCCGGCAGGAGGGGGGCGCGGCCTTCATGGCGGCGGCGCATGGCAAGCTGACCGGCAGCCCGGGGATCTGCATGGTGACCCGCGGGCCGGGCGCGACCAATGCCGCGATCGGCGTGCACACGGCGATGCAGGACAGCGTTCCGATGATCCTGCTGGTCGGGCAGGTCGCCACCGGCATGAAGGAGCGCGAGGCCTTCCAGGAGGTCGACTACCGCGCCGTCTTCGGCACCATGGCGAAATGGGCGACCGAGATCGAGCAGGTCGAGCGCATCCCCGAGGTGCTCTCGCGCGCCTGGATCACCGCCACCACCGGCCGGCCCGGCCCGGTGGTCGTGGCGCTGCCCGAGGACGTGCTGATGGCGCTGACCGATGTGCCGCCGCTTGCCGGTCCGGCGAAGGTCCACGCCGCCGAGCCCGCCGCCGAGGCGGTGCTCGAGGCGACCGCGCTGCTGCAGCACGCCGAGCGCCCGCTGATCGTGATCGGCGGCGCCGAGTGGACCGGCCCCGCGCGCGCCGCGCTGCAGGGCTTCGCCGAGGCCTCGGACATCCCGATCATCACCTCGTTCCGCTATCAGGACCAGGTCGACAGCGCCTGCGCCTGCTTCTGCGGCGACGCGGGCGTGGGCATGACGGCGGGGGTGAAGGCGCTCTTGCGGGATGCCGACGTGGTGCTGGCGCTGGGGACGCGCTTCGGCGAGAACATGACCGACGGCTACACGCTGCTGCAGGTGCCTCAGCCGAGGCAGAAGATCATCCACGTCCACGCCTCGGACCGCGAGATCGGCAAGGTCTACCAGCCCGCGCTCGGCATCCATGCCGACCCGGGCCGCTTCGTGTTGGCGCTGCCGGCGAAGGTGGCGGGCAACTGGAAGGCCTGGCGGTCGGAGGCGCGGGCGGCCTATCTCGGCTTCATCGACAACGCCCCGGCGCAGCCCGGCCCGGTCGACATGGTGGCGGTCTGCAAGCACATGCGCGGCGTGCTCGGCAGCGATGTGGTGCTGACCAACGGCGCGGGCAACTTCACCGTCTGGCCGACGCGCTTCTTCCGCTTCCGCCCGGGGATGCGCCTGCTCGCGCCGCAGTCGGGCGCCATGGGCTACGGCGTGCCGGCGGCCATCGCGGCCAAGCTGGCGCGGCCCGAGGCGACGGTGATCTGCTTCGCCGGGGACGGTGATTTCCAGATGAACGGGCAGGAGCTCTCGTCGGCGCGGCAGGCCGGCGCGGCGGTGATCGTGCTGGTGCTCAACAACGGCACCTACGGCACGATCCGCGCCCACCAGGAGCGCGAGTTCCCCGAGCGGGTCAGCGGCACGACGATCGTGAACCCCGATTTCGCGGCGCTCGGGCGGGCTTACGGCCTGCACGGCGAGCACGTGACGCGCACCGCCGAGTTCGCCGCCGCCTTCGAGCGCGCGCTGGCGGCGCCGCATGGCGCGGTGCTCGAGCTCGACATCGCCGCCGAGGCGCTTACCCCCTACCGCACGCTTTCCGAGATCCGGGCCGGGGGGCTGGCGGCGAAGGGCTGA
- a CDS encoding ABC transporter ATP-binding protein, whose amino-acid sequence MTLLSLEDLSVTLRNRKVFSGITLEISEREVVGLIGPNGAGKTSLMRAALGLIPSGGLSSLAVLTPQQRAKAVAWMPQAREIAWPVKVEDLVALGRLPHGDHARAPVEAAIGQMGLEPLRHRRATNLSGGEQARALLARALAQETPLLMADEPTAGLDPAHQIATMEVFGALAAEGRGVLLSLHDIGLAARHCTRLVLLAEGRLLADGPPEEVLTDDLLARGFGITAYHAQTPDGPVFQPMHRAR is encoded by the coding sequence ATGACCCTTCTGTCACTTGAAGACCTCTCGGTAACCCTGCGCAATCGCAAGGTCTTCTCCGGCATCACGCTGGAGATTTCCGAGCGCGAGGTGGTCGGGCTCATCGGCCCCAACGGCGCCGGCAAGACCAGCCTGATGCGGGCGGCGCTGGGGCTCATCCCCTCGGGCGGGCTGAGCTCGCTGGCGGTGCTGACGCCGCAGCAGCGGGCAAAGGCGGTGGCCTGGATGCCGCAGGCGCGCGAGATCGCCTGGCCGGTGAAGGTCGAGGACCTGGTGGCGCTCGGGCGCCTGCCCCACGGCGATCACGCCCGCGCCCCGGTCGAGGCGGCGATCGGCCAGATGGGGCTCGAGCCGCTGCGCCACCGGCGCGCCACGAACCTCTCGGGCGGCGAGCAGGCGCGGGCGCTCTTGGCGCGGGCGCTGGCGCAGGAGACGCCGCTCCTGATGGCCGACGAGCCCACCGCCGGGCTCGACCCGGCGCACCAGATCGCCACGATGGAGGTCTTCGGCGCGCTTGCCGCCGAGGGGCGCGGCGTGCTGCTGTCGCTGCACGACATCGGGCTCGCGGCGCGGCATTGCACCCGGCTGGTGCTGCTGGCCGAGGGGCGGCTGCTGGCCGACGGCCCGCCGGAAGAGGTGCTGACGGACGATCTTCTGGCGCGGGGCTTCGGCATCACCGCCTATCACGCGCAGACCCCGGACGGGCCGGTGTTCCAGCCGATGCACCGGGCGCGCTGA
- a CDS encoding chemotaxis protein CheA produces the protein MSRNSIRDTFFEECEELLEALVEGLSSMEQDPDDMDVVNAVFRAVHSIKGGAGAFALDRLVSFAHTFETVMDKVRSQELKVTEPLMHLFHRSGDQLADLVEAARDEREPNAESEAAILKELDGYLGEADKDESFSFDAVTLDFGAAPVEIAEDGDADGEEAALRSFHIRFKPSPALYANGHEPLLLFDALAELGELRATADLSGLPEFDAFDPNGAVLAWTLRLETSEPETVLHEIFEFVESLCELDIREHDGLKPSPLAPPPDLPGLAPPPAPLDFDEPAAASDAAELRADAQRGEARGPRPTLRVDLERVDRLINTVGELIINQAMISQRIEELELPAVAHLTNELEAYKLLARDIQEGVMAIRAQPVKPLFQRMSRIVREAAEATGKKARLVTVGDSTEVDKTVIERLADPLTHMVRNAVDHGLEKSDVRAAAGKEAIGTIRLSASHRSGSVFIEIGDDGAGLNRARILEKAIEKGLVLPEAELSESEIDNLLFLPGFSTASEVSNLSGRGVGMDVVKNAVAALGGRVSIASSPGAGTTFTIVLPLTLAVMDGFVISVADQTMVIPIASIIETIRPSQRDLHAVGTKGVVILVRGAYVPVVDVAFNLGLASARKEAGEGVLLLVSTESQGLTALRVEAIHDQRQVVIKSLESNYAAIPGVSAATILGDGKIALILDPEEVVKLQPAAPYFPAITPPKLELHHA, from the coding sequence ATGTCGAGAAATTCCATCCGCGACACGTTTTTCGAAGAATGCGAAGAGCTGCTCGAGGCCCTGGTCGAGGGGCTCTCCTCGATGGAGCAGGACCCCGACGACATGGACGTGGTCAATGCCGTGTTCCGCGCCGTGCACTCGATCAAGGGCGGCGCCGGGGCCTTCGCGCTCGACCGGCTGGTGAGCTTTGCCCACACCTTCGAGACGGTGATGGACAAGGTGCGCAGCCAGGAGCTGAAGGTCACCGAGCCGCTGATGCACCTCTTCCACCGCTCCGGCGACCAGCTCGCCGACCTGGTCGAAGCCGCGCGCGACGAGCGCGAGCCCAACGCCGAGTCCGAGGCGGCGATCCTCAAGGAGCTCGACGGCTACCTCGGCGAGGCGGACAAGGACGAGAGTTTCAGCTTCGACGCGGTCACGCTCGACTTCGGCGCGGCCCCGGTCGAGATCGCCGAGGACGGGGACGCGGACGGCGAGGAAGCCGCGCTGCGCAGCTTCCACATCCGCTTCAAGCCGAGCCCGGCGCTCTACGCCAACGGCCACGAGCCGCTGCTGCTCTTCGACGCGCTGGCCGAGCTCGGCGAGTTGCGCGCCACCGCCGATCTCTCCGGCCTTCCGGAGTTTGACGCCTTCGATCCCAATGGCGCGGTGCTGGCCTGGACGCTGCGGCTCGAGACCTCGGAGCCCGAGACCGTGCTGCACGAGATCTTCGAATTCGTCGAATCGCTCTGCGAACTCGACATCCGCGAGCACGACGGCCTGAAGCCATCCCCGCTCGCGCCGCCGCCCGACCTTCCCGGCCTCGCCCCGCCGCCGGCCCCGTTGGATTTCGACGAGCCCGCTGCCGCCAGCGACGCGGCGGAGCTGCGCGCCGACGCGCAACGCGGCGAGGCCCGCGGCCCGCGCCCGACCCTGCGCGTCGATCTCGAACGGGTCGACCGGCTGATCAACACGGTGGGCGAGCTGATCATCAACCAGGCGATGATCTCGCAGCGCATCGAGGAGCTGGAGCTCCCTGCCGTCGCCCATCTCACCAACGAGCTCGAGGCCTACAAGCTGCTGGCCCGCGACATCCAGGAAGGGGTCATGGCGATCCGCGCCCAGCCGGTGAAACCGCTCTTCCAGCGCATGTCGCGCATCGTCCGCGAGGCTGCCGAGGCAACCGGCAAGAAGGCGCGGCTGGTCACGGTCGGCGATTCGACCGAGGTCGACAAGACGGTGATCGAGCGGCTCGCCGATCCGCTGACCCACATGGTGCGCAATGCCGTCGACCACGGGCTCGAGAAATCCGATGTCCGCGCCGCCGCCGGCAAGGAGGCGATCGGGACGATCCGCCTCTCCGCCTCCCACCGCTCCGGCAGCGTCTTCATCGAGATCGGCGATGACGGCGCCGGGCTTAACCGTGCCCGCATCCTCGAGAAGGCGATCGAGAAGGGGCTCGTCCTTCCCGAGGCGGAACTTTCCGAATCCGAGATCGACAACCTGCTCTTCCTGCCCGGCTTCTCCACCGCCAGCGAGGTTTCCAACCTCTCCGGGCGCGGCGTCGGCATGGACGTGGTGAAGAACGCCGTCGCCGCGCTCGGCGGGCGCGTGTCGATCGCCTCGAGCCCGGGCGCCGGCACCACCTTCACCATCGTGCTGCCGCTGACCCTTGCGGTCATGGACGGGTTCGTCATCTCGGTCGCCGACCAGACCATGGTGATCCCCATCGCCTCGATCATCGAGACGATCCGTCCCAGCCAGCGCGACCTGCACGCGGTCGGGACCAAGGGCGTGGTGATCCTCGTGCGCGGCGCCTACGTGCCGGTGGTGGACGTGGCCTTCAACCTCGGCCTCGCCTCGGCGCGCAAGGAGGCCGGCGAGGGCGTGCTCCTTCTGGTCAGCACCGAGAGCCAGGGTCTCACCGCACTGCGGGTCGAGGCGATCCACGACCAGCGCCAGGTCGTCATCAAGAGCCTCGAGAGCAACTATGCCGCCATCCCCGGCGTCTCGGCCGCGACCATCCTCGGAGACGGCAAGATCGCCCTGATCCTCGATCCCGAAGAGGTGGTGAAGCTGCAGCCCGCCGCCCCCTATTTCCCCGCGATAACCCCCCCGAAACTGGAGCTTCACCATGCTTGA
- a CDS encoding iron ABC transporter permease has protein sequence MTRPLAILLPLVAVLAALSLSLGPADVTLPESLRALILGGDGPLPMVMREIRLPRVLLALMIGGTLGLAGAAMQGYLRNPLAEPGLLGVSASAALGAVLAIQTGLSTAFALALPLSALAGAVIAVLILVLLAGPRAETLTLILAGVALSAIAGALTQLVLNLSPNPFAASEIVFWMMGSLADRSMLHVWLALPFMTLGVLLLAGVGRGLDALTLGEDAAASMGIDLARLRLRVVLGTACVVGAGTAVAGAIGFVGLVVPHLLRGAVGGRPGPLLWVSAAGGAAMLLAADIAVRVVAPDRDLKLGVLTALVGAPFFLHLVWRSRGERA, from the coding sequence ATGACCCGCCCCCTCGCGATCCTGCTGCCGCTGGTGGCTGTGCTTGCGGCCCTCTCGCTGTCGCTCGGCCCGGCCGACGTGACCCTGCCCGAAAGCCTGCGCGCGCTGATCCTCGGCGGTGACGGGCCGCTGCCCATGGTGATGCGCGAGATCCGCCTGCCGCGCGTGCTCTTGGCGCTGATGATCGGCGGCACGCTGGGGCTGGCGGGGGCGGCGATGCAGGGTTACCTGCGCAACCCTCTGGCCGAGCCCGGCCTGCTGGGCGTCAGCGCCAGCGCGGCGCTGGGGGCGGTGCTGGCGATCCAGACCGGCCTTTCCACCGCCTTTGCCCTTGCCCTGCCGCTGAGCGCGCTGGCGGGCGCGGTGATCGCCGTGCTGATCCTCGTACTGCTGGCCGGACCGCGCGCCGAGACGCTGACGCTGATCCTTGCCGGGGTGGCGCTTTCGGCCATCGCCGGGGCGCTGACGCAGCTCGTTCTGAACCTCTCGCCCAACCCCTTCGCGGCGAGCGAGATCGTCTTCTGGATGATGGGCTCGCTGGCCGACCGCTCGATGCTGCATGTCTGGCTGGCGCTGCCCTTCATGACGCTCGGCGTGCTGCTGCTGGCGGGGGTCGGGCGCGGGCTGGACGCGCTGACGCTGGGCGAGGACGCGGCCGCGTCGATGGGCATAGACCTTGCGCGCCTGCGCCTGCGGGTGGTGCTGGGCACCGCCTGCGTCGTCGGCGCGGGCACGGCGGTGGCGGGGGCCATCGGCTTCGTCGGCCTCGTGGTGCCGCACCTCCTGCGCGGCGCGGTGGGCGGACGGCCCGGCCCGCTGCTCTGGGTCTCGGCGGCGGGCGGCGCGGCGATGCTGCTAGCGGCAGACATCGCGGTGCGCGTGGTGGCACCCGACCGTGACCTCAAGCTCGGGGTGTTGACCGCGCTGGTCGGCGCGCCCTTCTTCCTGCACCTCGTCTGGCGCAGCCGGGGAGAGCGGGCATGA
- a CDS encoding GFA family protein, giving the protein MEIYEGGCLCGAVRIRAEGKPYRVGLCHCLDCRKHHGALFYAAAMFPAAAVTVTGETRSYRNRHFCPLCGSSVFALDGDEVELHLGTLDAPGQLVPSYENWTVRREPWLPEFPLAHHYAHNREGSGRSED; this is encoded by the coding sequence ATGGAGATCTACGAAGGCGGATGCCTCTGCGGCGCGGTCCGCATCCGGGCGGAGGGGAAACCCTACCGGGTGGGGCTCTGTCATTGCCTCGACTGCCGCAAGCACCACGGCGCGCTCTTCTACGCCGCCGCGATGTTCCCCGCCGCCGCCGTGACCGTGACGGGCGAGACCCGGAGCTACAGGAACAGGCATTTCTGCCCGCTCTGCGGCTCTTCGGTCTTTGCGCTGGACGGGGACGAGGTGGAACTGCATCTCGGCACGCTCGACGCGCCGGGGCAGCTGGTTCCGAGCTACGAGAACTGGACGGTGCGGCGCGAGCCGTGGCTGCCCGAATTCCCGCTCGCGCATCACTACGCGCACAACCGCGAAGGCTCCGGACGCAGCGAGGACTAG